A genomic segment from Bos taurus isolate L1 Dominette 01449 registration number 42190680 breed Hereford chromosome 1, ARS-UCD2.0, whole genome shotgun sequence encodes:
- the TRPM2 gene encoding transient receptor potential cation channel subfamily M member 2 isoform X1 yields the protein MELLAKRHRDQASSGEEDSFGVQPRRVADLAMVPNLRWSSTGLCRRTRSQCLFSSCEKQGDLSSWISDNIKKKECIYFVESSKLSDAGKVVCECGYPREQHLEEATGSHTFQGQEWDPKKHVREMPTDAFGDIVFTGLGQKVGKYVRLSQDTPSSLIYQLMTQQWGLDAPNLLISVTGGAKDFKMKPRLKSIFRRGLLKVAQTSGAWVITGGSHTGVMKQVGEAVRNFSLSGSFCEGEVVTIGIATWGALHNRESLIHPTGGFPAEYIMDEGGQGHLTCLDSNHSHFILVDDGTHGRYGVEIPLRTKLEKFISQQTKERGGVAIKIPIVCVVLEGGPGTLNTIYNAITNGTPCVVVEGSGRVADVIAQVAGLPISEITISLIQQKLSMFFQGMFETFTESKIVEWTKKIQDIVRRRQLLTVFREGKDGQQDVDVAILQALLKASRSLDHFGHENWDHQLNLAVAWNRVDIAQSEIFTDERQWKPSELYPMMVAALITNKPEFVKLFLENGVQLKEFISQATLFYLYQNLEPTCLFHCKLDRVLGGEPERLDPGVLLQRVAQVLRELLGDSTQLLYSRPHSSDQQRLFTVPSVKISVQGVNPQSSYKHSSSQATFTIDPVRDLLIWAIVQNRRELAEIIWAQSQDCIAAALACSKILKELSKEEEDTDSLEEMLVLADEYEQRAIGVFTECYRQNEERAQKLLVRVSEAWGRTTCLQLALEAKDMKFVSHGGIQAYLTKVWWGQLSVDNGLWRLVLCMLVFPLLYTGLVSFRNRELQADRCLARVRAFFSAPVVVFHMNILSYFAFLCLFAYVLMVDFQPQPSSCECLIYVWLFSLVCEELRQLFYDPDGSGLRKAVLVYFSDYWNKLDVCAILLFIAGLTCRLMPSLLYTGRIILSLDFTMFCLRLMHIFTVSKTLGPKIIIVKRMMKDVFFFLFLLAVWVVSFGVAKQAILIHNERRVEWIFRGAIYHSYLTIFGQLPTYIDGVNFKPDQCSPNGTDPYKPKCPEIDQARQEPVFPEWLTVLLLCLYLLFANILLLNLLIAMFNYTFQQVQEHTDQIWKFQRHDLIEEYQGRPPAPPPFILLSHLHLIIKRVVLKIPAKRHKLFKNKLEKTEEAALLSWEMYLKENYLQEQQFQQKQRPEQKIQDVSDKVDSMVRLLEMAHLKQSGAMEQRLASLEEQVAQTATALHWIVKALRDSGFGSEEGVPTLAPQKASVGRDPELDSRSKAEDPDDAYHVNARHLLYPSCSVLRFPVPNEKVPWETEFLMYNPPFYTANRKDKDLVDPVGDALEPLSRISYNAVDGPLDRRSFHGVYTVRDGLPLNPMGRTGLRGRGDLSRFGPNHTLQPVITRWRRSLDGAICRKNVKKMLEVLVVKHGPSEHWMLPGGSREPGELLPQNLKQVLQREFWSSFERLLTQGMKVYKGYMDDPRNTDNAWIETVAVSIHFPDQSDVELKRLNSHLHSCDEGMAIRWQVVDERIPLYDNHKVILQKVAALFMAYY from the exons TATGTCCGCCTCTCCCAGGACACTCCCTCCAGCCTGATTTACCAGCTCATGACCCAGCAGTGGGGCCTGGATGCCCCCAACCTGCTCATCTCCGTGACCGGCGGGGCCAAGGACTTCAAGATGAAGCCCAGGCTGAAGAGCATTTTCCGAAGAGGGCTCCTCAAGGTGGCCCAGACCTCAG GGGCCTGGGTCATCACCGGGGGGTCCCACACTGGCGTAATGAAGCAGGTGGGCGAGGCGGTGCGGAACTTCAGCCTGAGTGGCAGCTTCTGCGAAGGGGAAGTGGTCACCATCGGGATCGCCACGTGGGGCGCCCTGCACAACCGGGAGAGCCTGATCCACCCCACG GGCGGCTTCCCTGCCGAGTACATCATGGATGAGGGAGGCCAAGGgcacctgacctgcctggacAGCAACCACTCCCATTTCATTCTTGTGGACGATGGGACCCACGGCCGCTATGGGGTCGAGATTCCCCTGAGGACAAAGCTGGAGAAGTTCATATCGCAGCAGACCAAGGAGAGGGGAG GCGTGGCTATCAAGATCCCGATTGTCTGCGTGGTGCTGGAAGGGGGCCCCGGCACACTGAAC ACCATCTACAATGCTATCACCAACGGCACCCCCTGCGTGGTTGTGGAGGGCTCGGGCCGCGTGGCTGACGTCATCGCACAGGTAGCCGGCCTGCCCATCTCTGAGATCACGATCTCCCTGATTCAGCAGAAGCTGAGCATGTTCTTCCAGGGGATGTTTGAGACCTTCACTGAAAGTAAGATCGTGGAGTGGACCAAAAAG ATTCAAGACATCGTCCGGAGGCGGCAGCTGCTCACTGTGTTCCGGGAAGGGAAGGATGGCCAGCAGGATGTGGACGTGGCCATCCTGCAGGCCTTGCTGAAAG CTTCTCGGAGCCTCGACCACTTTGGCCATGAGAACTGGGACCACCAGCTGAACCTGGCGGTGGCGTGGAACCGCGTGGACATTGCCCAGAGTGAGATCTTCACCGATGAGCGACAGTGGAAG CCCTCAGAGCTGTACCCCATGATGGTGGCCGCCCTCATCACCAACAAGCCCGAGTTCGTGAAGCTCTTCCTGGAGAACGGGGTGCAGCTGAAGGAGTTCATCTCCCAGGCCACCCTGTTCTACCTGTACCAGAACCTGGAGCCCACCTGCCTGTTCCACTGCAAGCTGGACAGGGTGCTTGGCGGGGAGCCTGAGCGCCTGGACCCTGGTGTGCTCCTGCAGCGTGTGGCCCAGGTGCTCCGGGAGCTCCTCGGGGACTCCACGCAGCTGCTATACTCCCGGCCCCACTCCAGCGACCAGCAGCGCCTCTTCACAGTGCCCAGCGTCAAAATCAGT GTGCAGGGAGTGAATCCCCAGTCCTCCTACAAGCATTCATCAAGCCAAGCTACCTTCACCATAGATCCGGTCCGTGATCTTCTCATTTGGGCCATCGTGCAGAACCGCCGGGAGCTGGCAGAAATCATCTGGGCTCAG AGCCAGGACTGCATTGCGGCAGCCTTGGCCTGCAGCAAGATCCTAAAGGAGTTGtccaaggaggaggaggacacgGACAGCTTGGAGGAGATGCTGGTGCTTGCGGACGAGTACGAACAGAGAGCCATTG GGGTCTTCACTGAGTGCTATCGGCAGAATGAGGAGAGGGCTCAGAAGCTGCTGGTCCGCGTGTCGGAGGCCTGGGGCAGGACCACCTGCCTGCAGCTGGCCCTGGAGGCCAAGGACATGAAGTTCGTGTCTCACGGGGGCATCCAG GCCTACCTGACCAAGGTGTGGTGGGGCCAGCTCAGCGTGGACAATGGGCTCTGGCGCCTGGTGCTGTGCATGTTGGTCTTCCCGCTGCTCTACACTGGCCTCGTCTCCTTCAG GAACCGGGAGCTGCAGGCAGACAGGTGCCTGGCCCGCGTCCGCGCCTTCTTCAGCGCGCCCGTGGTCGTCTTCCACATGAACATCCTGTCCTACTTCGCCTTCCTCTGCCTGTTTGCCTACGTGCTCATGGTGGACTTCCAGCCCCAGCCCTCCAGCTGCGAGTGCCTCATCTACGTCTGGCTCTTCTCCCTGGTGTGCGAGGAGCTGCGGCAG CTCTTCTATGACCCTGACGGGAGCGGGCTGCGGAAGGCGGTGCTCGTGTACTTCAGTGACTACTGGAACAAGCTGGACGTGTGCGCTATCCTGCTCTTCATTGCGGGGCTGACCTGCCG ACTCATGCCCTCGCTGCTGTACACCGGGCGCATCATCCTCTCCCTGGACTTCACCATGTTCTGCCTGCGGCTCATGCACATCTTCACCGTCAGCAAGACGCTGGGGCCCAAGATTATCATCGTGAAGCGGATG ATGAAGGAcgtcttcttcttcctcttcctgctgGCCGTGTGGGTTGTGTCCTTCGGGGTGGCCAAGCAGGCCATCCTCATCCACAACGAGAGGCGGGTGGAGTGGATCTTCCGGGGGGCCATCTACCACTCGTATCTCACCATCTTCGGGCAGCTGCCAACCTACATTGACG GCGTGAACTTCAAACCAGACCAATGTAGCCCCAATGGCACGGATCCCTACAAGCCCAAGTGCCCCGAGATCGACCAGGCGCGGCAGGAGCCCGTGTTCCCCGAGTGGCTGACTGTCCTTCTGCTCTGCCTCTACCTGCTCTTTGCCAACATCCTGCTGCTCAACCTGCTCATCGCCATGTTCAA CTACACCTTCCAGCAGGTGCAGGAGCACACGGACCAGATCTGGAAGTTCCAGCGCCACGACCTGATCGAGGAGTACCAGGGCAGGCCCCCCGCGCCGCCCCCCTTCATCCTCCTCAGCCACCTGCACCTCATCATCAAGAGGGTCGTGCTGAAGATCCCTGCCAAGCGGCATAAGCTGTTCA AGAACAAGCTAGAGAAGACAGAGGAGGCGGCCCTCCTGTCCTGGGAGATGTACCTGAAGGAGAACTACCTGCAGGAACAGCAGTTCCAGCAGAAGCAGAGGCCGGAGCAGAAGATCCAGGACGTCAGTGACAA GGTGGATTCCATGGTGCGCCTGCTGGAAATGGCACATCTGAAGCAGTCGGGCGCCATGGAGCAGAGACTGGCCTCCCTGGAGGAGCAG GTGGCCCAGACAGCCACAGCATTGCACTGGATTGTGAAGGCCCTGAGGGACAGTGGCTTTGGCTCAGAAGAAGGTGTCCCCACTCTGG CACCCCAGAAGGCCTCAGTGGGGCGGGATCCTGAGCTGGACAGCAGATcgaaggcagaggacccagatgACGCCTACCACGTGAATGCCCGGCATCTGCTCTACCCAAGTTGCTCTGTCCTGCGATTCCCGGTGCCCAACGAGAAGGTGCCCTGGGAG ACGGAGTTCCTCATGTACAACCCGCCCTTCTACACGGCCAACAGGAAGGACAAGGACCTGGTGGACCCCGTGGGAGA TGCCCTGGAACCTCTGTCCAGGATCAGCTACAATGCAGTGGACGGACCACTGGACCGGCGCAGCTTCCATGGAGTCTACACAGTGCGGGACGGGCTCCCTCT AAACCCCATGGGTCGCACGGGACTGCGCGGCCGCGGGGACCTCAGCCGCTTCGGCCCCAATCACACACTGCAGCCTGTGATCACCCG CTGGAGGCGGAGCCTGGATGGTGCCATCTGCAGGAAGAACGTCAAGAAGATGCTGGAGGTGCTGGTGGTGAAGCATGGCCCCTCCGAGCACTGGATGCTGCCTGGG GGCTCCCGGGAGCCAGGAGAGTTGCTGCCCCAGAATTTAAAACAGGTCCTGCAAAGAGAGTTCTGGTCTTCCTTCGAGCGCCTGCTGACTCAGGGCATGAAG GTGTACAAAGGATACATGGATGACCCCAGGAACACGGACAATGCCTGGATCGAGACGGTGGCTGTGAGCATCCACTTCCCAGACCAGAGCGATGTGGAGCTCAAGAGGCTGAACTCT CATCTGCACTCCTGTGACGAGGGGATGGCCATTCGCTGGCAGGTGGTGGATGAGCGCATCCCCCTGTATGACAACCACAAGGTCATCCTCCAGAAAGTGGCCGCCTTGTTCATGGCCTACTACTGA
- the TRPM2 gene encoding transient receptor potential cation channel subfamily M member 2 isoform X4 — MPTDAFGDIVFTGLGQKVGKYVRLSQDTPSSLIYQLMTQQWGLDAPNLLISVTGGAKDFKMKPRLKSIFRRGLLKVAQTSGAWVITGGSHTGVMKQVGEAVRNFSLSGSFCEGEVVTIGIATWGALHNRESLIHPTGGFPAEYIMDEGGQGHLTCLDSNHSHFILVDDGTHGRYGVEIPLRTKLEKFISQQTKERGGVAIKIPIVCVVLEGGPGTLNTIYNAITNGTPCVVVEGSGRVADVIAQVAGLPISEITISLIQQKLSMFFQGMFETFTESKIVEWTKKIQDIVRRRQLLTVFREGKDGQQDVDVAILQALLKASRSLDHFGHENWDHQLNLAVAWNRVDIAQSEIFTDERQWKPSELYPMMVAALITNKPEFVKLFLENGVQLKEFISQATLFYLYQNLEPTCLFHCKLDRVLGGEPERLDPGVLLQRVAQVLRELLGDSTQLLYSRPHSSDQQRLFTVPSVKISVQGVNPQSSYKHSSSQATFTIDPVRDLLIWAIVQNRRELAEIIWAQSQDCIAAALACSKILKELSKEEEDTDSLEEMLVLADEYEQRAIGVFTECYRQNEERAQKLLVRVSEAWGRTTCLQLALEAKDMKFVSHGGIQAYLTKVWWGQLSVDNGLWRLVLCMLVFPLLYTGLVSFRNRELQADRCLARVRAFFSAPVVVFHMNILSYFAFLCLFAYVLMVDFQPQPSSCECLIYVWLFSLVCEELRQLFYDPDGSGLRKAVLVYFSDYWNKLDVCAILLFIAGLTCRLMPSLLYTGRIILSLDFTMFCLRLMHIFTVSKTLGPKIIIVKRMMKDVFFFLFLLAVWVVSFGVAKQAILIHNERRVEWIFRGAIYHSYLTIFGQLPTYIDGVNFKPDQCSPNGTDPYKPKCPEIDQARQEPVFPEWLTVLLLCLYLLFANILLLNLLIAMFNYTFQQVQEHTDQIWKFQRHDLIEEYQGRPPAPPPFILLSHLHLIIKRVVLKIPAKRHKLFKNKLEKTEEAALLSWEMYLKENYLQEQQFQQKQRPEQKIQDVSDKVDSMVRLLEMAHLKQSGAMEQRLASLEEQVAQTATALHWIVKALRDSGFGSEEGVPTLAPQKASVGRDPELDSRSKAEDPDDAYHVNARHLLYPSCSVLRFPVPNEKVPWETEFLMYNPPFYTANRKDKDLVDPVGDALEPLSRISYNAVDGPLDRRSFHGVYTVRDGLPLNPMGRTGLRGRGDLSRFGPNHTLQPVITRWRRSLDGAICRKNVKKMLEVLVVKHGPSEHWMLPGGSREPGELLPQNLKQVLQREFWSSFERLLTQGMKVYKGYMDDPRNTDNAWIETVAVSIHFPDQSDVELKRLNSHLHSCDEGMAIRWQVVDERIPLYDNHKVILQKVAALFMAYY; from the exons TATGTCCGCCTCTCCCAGGACACTCCCTCCAGCCTGATTTACCAGCTCATGACCCAGCAGTGGGGCCTGGATGCCCCCAACCTGCTCATCTCCGTGACCGGCGGGGCCAAGGACTTCAAGATGAAGCCCAGGCTGAAGAGCATTTTCCGAAGAGGGCTCCTCAAGGTGGCCCAGACCTCAG GGGCCTGGGTCATCACCGGGGGGTCCCACACTGGCGTAATGAAGCAGGTGGGCGAGGCGGTGCGGAACTTCAGCCTGAGTGGCAGCTTCTGCGAAGGGGAAGTGGTCACCATCGGGATCGCCACGTGGGGCGCCCTGCACAACCGGGAGAGCCTGATCCACCCCACG GGCGGCTTCCCTGCCGAGTACATCATGGATGAGGGAGGCCAAGGgcacctgacctgcctggacAGCAACCACTCCCATTTCATTCTTGTGGACGATGGGACCCACGGCCGCTATGGGGTCGAGATTCCCCTGAGGACAAAGCTGGAGAAGTTCATATCGCAGCAGACCAAGGAGAGGGGAG GCGTGGCTATCAAGATCCCGATTGTCTGCGTGGTGCTGGAAGGGGGCCCCGGCACACTGAAC ACCATCTACAATGCTATCACCAACGGCACCCCCTGCGTGGTTGTGGAGGGCTCGGGCCGCGTGGCTGACGTCATCGCACAGGTAGCCGGCCTGCCCATCTCTGAGATCACGATCTCCCTGATTCAGCAGAAGCTGAGCATGTTCTTCCAGGGGATGTTTGAGACCTTCACTGAAAGTAAGATCGTGGAGTGGACCAAAAAG ATTCAAGACATCGTCCGGAGGCGGCAGCTGCTCACTGTGTTCCGGGAAGGGAAGGATGGCCAGCAGGATGTGGACGTGGCCATCCTGCAGGCCTTGCTGAAAG CTTCTCGGAGCCTCGACCACTTTGGCCATGAGAACTGGGACCACCAGCTGAACCTGGCGGTGGCGTGGAACCGCGTGGACATTGCCCAGAGTGAGATCTTCACCGATGAGCGACAGTGGAAG CCCTCAGAGCTGTACCCCATGATGGTGGCCGCCCTCATCACCAACAAGCCCGAGTTCGTGAAGCTCTTCCTGGAGAACGGGGTGCAGCTGAAGGAGTTCATCTCCCAGGCCACCCTGTTCTACCTGTACCAGAACCTGGAGCCCACCTGCCTGTTCCACTGCAAGCTGGACAGGGTGCTTGGCGGGGAGCCTGAGCGCCTGGACCCTGGTGTGCTCCTGCAGCGTGTGGCCCAGGTGCTCCGGGAGCTCCTCGGGGACTCCACGCAGCTGCTATACTCCCGGCCCCACTCCAGCGACCAGCAGCGCCTCTTCACAGTGCCCAGCGTCAAAATCAGT GTGCAGGGAGTGAATCCCCAGTCCTCCTACAAGCATTCATCAAGCCAAGCTACCTTCACCATAGATCCGGTCCGTGATCTTCTCATTTGGGCCATCGTGCAGAACCGCCGGGAGCTGGCAGAAATCATCTGGGCTCAG AGCCAGGACTGCATTGCGGCAGCCTTGGCCTGCAGCAAGATCCTAAAGGAGTTGtccaaggaggaggaggacacgGACAGCTTGGAGGAGATGCTGGTGCTTGCGGACGAGTACGAACAGAGAGCCATTG GGGTCTTCACTGAGTGCTATCGGCAGAATGAGGAGAGGGCTCAGAAGCTGCTGGTCCGCGTGTCGGAGGCCTGGGGCAGGACCACCTGCCTGCAGCTGGCCCTGGAGGCCAAGGACATGAAGTTCGTGTCTCACGGGGGCATCCAG GCCTACCTGACCAAGGTGTGGTGGGGCCAGCTCAGCGTGGACAATGGGCTCTGGCGCCTGGTGCTGTGCATGTTGGTCTTCCCGCTGCTCTACACTGGCCTCGTCTCCTTCAG GAACCGGGAGCTGCAGGCAGACAGGTGCCTGGCCCGCGTCCGCGCCTTCTTCAGCGCGCCCGTGGTCGTCTTCCACATGAACATCCTGTCCTACTTCGCCTTCCTCTGCCTGTTTGCCTACGTGCTCATGGTGGACTTCCAGCCCCAGCCCTCCAGCTGCGAGTGCCTCATCTACGTCTGGCTCTTCTCCCTGGTGTGCGAGGAGCTGCGGCAG CTCTTCTATGACCCTGACGGGAGCGGGCTGCGGAAGGCGGTGCTCGTGTACTTCAGTGACTACTGGAACAAGCTGGACGTGTGCGCTATCCTGCTCTTCATTGCGGGGCTGACCTGCCG ACTCATGCCCTCGCTGCTGTACACCGGGCGCATCATCCTCTCCCTGGACTTCACCATGTTCTGCCTGCGGCTCATGCACATCTTCACCGTCAGCAAGACGCTGGGGCCCAAGATTATCATCGTGAAGCGGATG ATGAAGGAcgtcttcttcttcctcttcctgctgGCCGTGTGGGTTGTGTCCTTCGGGGTGGCCAAGCAGGCCATCCTCATCCACAACGAGAGGCGGGTGGAGTGGATCTTCCGGGGGGCCATCTACCACTCGTATCTCACCATCTTCGGGCAGCTGCCAACCTACATTGACG GCGTGAACTTCAAACCAGACCAATGTAGCCCCAATGGCACGGATCCCTACAAGCCCAAGTGCCCCGAGATCGACCAGGCGCGGCAGGAGCCCGTGTTCCCCGAGTGGCTGACTGTCCTTCTGCTCTGCCTCTACCTGCTCTTTGCCAACATCCTGCTGCTCAACCTGCTCATCGCCATGTTCAA CTACACCTTCCAGCAGGTGCAGGAGCACACGGACCAGATCTGGAAGTTCCAGCGCCACGACCTGATCGAGGAGTACCAGGGCAGGCCCCCCGCGCCGCCCCCCTTCATCCTCCTCAGCCACCTGCACCTCATCATCAAGAGGGTCGTGCTGAAGATCCCTGCCAAGCGGCATAAGCTGTTCA AGAACAAGCTAGAGAAGACAGAGGAGGCGGCCCTCCTGTCCTGGGAGATGTACCTGAAGGAGAACTACCTGCAGGAACAGCAGTTCCAGCAGAAGCAGAGGCCGGAGCAGAAGATCCAGGACGTCAGTGACAA GGTGGATTCCATGGTGCGCCTGCTGGAAATGGCACATCTGAAGCAGTCGGGCGCCATGGAGCAGAGACTGGCCTCCCTGGAGGAGCAG GTGGCCCAGACAGCCACAGCATTGCACTGGATTGTGAAGGCCCTGAGGGACAGTGGCTTTGGCTCAGAAGAAGGTGTCCCCACTCTGG CACCCCAGAAGGCCTCAGTGGGGCGGGATCCTGAGCTGGACAGCAGATcgaaggcagaggacccagatgACGCCTACCACGTGAATGCCCGGCATCTGCTCTACCCAAGTTGCTCTGTCCTGCGATTCCCGGTGCCCAACGAGAAGGTGCCCTGGGAG ACGGAGTTCCTCATGTACAACCCGCCCTTCTACACGGCCAACAGGAAGGACAAGGACCTGGTGGACCCCGTGGGAGA TGCCCTGGAACCTCTGTCCAGGATCAGCTACAATGCAGTGGACGGACCACTGGACCGGCGCAGCTTCCATGGAGTCTACACAGTGCGGGACGGGCTCCCTCT AAACCCCATGGGTCGCACGGGACTGCGCGGCCGCGGGGACCTCAGCCGCTTCGGCCCCAATCACACACTGCAGCCTGTGATCACCCG CTGGAGGCGGAGCCTGGATGGTGCCATCTGCAGGAAGAACGTCAAGAAGATGCTGGAGGTGCTGGTGGTGAAGCATGGCCCCTCCGAGCACTGGATGCTGCCTGGG GGCTCCCGGGAGCCAGGAGAGTTGCTGCCCCAGAATTTAAAACAGGTCCTGCAAAGAGAGTTCTGGTCTTCCTTCGAGCGCCTGCTGACTCAGGGCATGAAG GTGTACAAAGGATACATGGATGACCCCAGGAACACGGACAATGCCTGGATCGAGACGGTGGCTGTGAGCATCCACTTCCCAGACCAGAGCGATGTGGAGCTCAAGAGGCTGAACTCT CATCTGCACTCCTGTGACGAGGGGATGGCCATTCGCTGGCAGGTGGTGGATGAGCGCATCCCCCTGTATGACAACCACAAGGTCATCCTCCAGAAAGTGGCCGCCTTGTTCATGGCCTACTACTGA